The Acidimicrobiales bacterium sequence GGCGGCCAGGCTGACGAGATCCGAGAATCCTGCATCACGTGTAGCGCGTTCCACCGGGTCGCCGGTCTGCAAGGTTGAGAGGCAGATGTCAGGCGATTTCGACGAGTTCGTGAGGGAGGTCGAGCCGGTGTTGCGACGCGCACTGAGTGGGTGCATGCCCCGTGATCAGGTCCATGACGGGCTCGCCGAGGCCTTCGCCTACGCGTGGGAGCACTGGGACGAGATGGACGACGTCGAGCGGCCGGTCGGGTACCTCTACCGCGTGGCGCAGTCGAAGACCCGCCGCCGCAAGCAGGGGTTCCTGCCGTGGAACGGCGACAACGCGATCCCGGACGTCGAGCCCGAGCTCGTTCCCGCGCTCGCCTCGCTTCCGGCGAGCCAGAGGACCGCCGTCTGGCTCGTCACCGCCTGTGGTTGGTCACAGGTCGACGCCGCGGACGCGATGGGCATCACCCCGTCCACGGTCAGCACGCATGTCGCTCGTGGCCTCGACAGCATTCGTGCCTCGCTGGGGGCCAACGCATGATCGACCCGACCGAACAGCTGCGCCGGCTCGCCGAGGCCCGAGCCGAGCAGGTCGACCCCTTCACCGTCGACGAGCTCGAGCGGCCCGATCCCGAACGGCAGGGCGCGGTCGTCCTCCCGTTCATCGCCCGGCGTTGGCCGGCCGCGGTGGCCGCCGGGCTGCTCGCGATCGTCGCCCTCGGCGCCGGTCTGTTCGCGACGTTCGGCGGCTCGTCCCCACCCGCCGATGACGTGTTCGCGGCGGGTCCCGATGTCGATCTCGACACGCCGTCCACCGTGCTCGACGAGGTGGTCCTGCCCGACGTCGTCGACCTCCCGGCGGACGAGGCGGCCGCCGAGCTGTCCGAACTCGGCCTCGACCCGACCTTCGACGTGCTCTTCGTGGCTCCCGGCGACGACCGGCTCGGTCGGGTCGTGGCCATGAGCCTTCCCGAAGGCATGACCGTGCCGGCCGGCGAGACCATCGAGCTCCAGGTCGCCCGGCTCGCGCCGACGTCGCTGTCCGCCGATGCCTGTCAACGGCCCGCCCACCTGCTCGGCACCTTCGATGACGACCGGCTGCTCGACGCCGTCCACCCCCGTTTCCTGGGCGACACCATCACCGAGGTGGAGGTGTGCACCGCGGCGGGATCGCGCCCGGTCGTCTACGACCTCGGGTTCCGCCGGCTGGCGGGCGTGCACGATCTCGACGGCAACGGCACGGACGAGATCGTCGGTCCGCTCGATGACGCCGAGACGATCTGGCAGGTGCTGGCGATGGACGGCGGCGAGGTCGTGCGGATCGACACCGTGCTCCCCTTCGGGCCCCAGGCCGGCGGCCCCGTCCACGACTGGTGGGGTTGCCAAGCGTTCGCCGACTCCGGTCTGGAGCGGCTCGCGATCGGCACCTGGGAGGACCAGGGCGACACGATCTCGTGGGAGCTCACGGAGTTCAACATCGTCGGAGCGGCGCTCGTCGCGGGGGCGACGGAGCGCAGCTCGGGTCCGGCGAGCGACGGCCTCCCCGGACGGGATCGCTGTGAACCCCGTCCCGCGGACGTGGCGCCGGCCTGCCCGATCGTCGAGCTGAACGTCGCAGTGGTCGGCGACCTCGACGGCGACGGACGTGACGACATCGTCTCGCCCCGTGACGATCTCGTCTGCTGGGGCGACGGCCTGGTGCGGGCGATCGGGCCGGCCGCGGCGACGGCGGAGATCTGGTTCCTCGACGACATCGAGGACGACGGGCGGCTCGAGCTGTTCCTCGGTTCGACCACCTACGAGTCCACCTCCGCCCGGCCGTACGCGGTCAACGAGAATCGTGGGTTCGTGCCTGCCGCCGATGCCGACTGCTGCACGCAGAACCTTCCCCGCCAGATCCTCCCGGAGGACACCGAGTTCGTCGGCCGATGGTTCTCCTGTGTCGCGGCCTCGGCGCTCGGCCCGGCCGAACTGATCGGCGGCACGTTCCGCCACCCGGGCGACGGCTCGGTGGAATGGACGATCGACGTCGGCTCGCGGGCCGATCCCGAGCTCGTCCACCGGTCACAGGTCGGCGACCCCCGCAGCATCGACGCCTGGCGTCCGGGCAACGGCTGCCGGGGTTCGTCGCCGGTGTGGCGTGCGCCGGCGGCGATCGAGTTCGCCGACGACGGCTCGGTGCGCCCCGACACCGTGGCGGCGTTCAACGCATGGACGGCCGGCGACGATCTGGACCGGCGCTTCGTCCGGCTGCGCGAGGCGCTGCGGGTGAGCGAGAGCATCCGGCAGGGCGAGACCTACCGCGAGGACCTCACCGCCGGCACCATCGAGATCACGGATCTGCGGGACGACTCGGTCGGCACGGTGCGCTACACGTTCGCGTTCGACGAGGCCGGCCGCGATCTGCTGTCGGTCGACCAGCAGTGGGCCTGTCAGCCCGGTCGGGGCCACGAGGACTACGGCACGGAGCCGTGCGTATGAGTTGGGCCCGCCGCCTCCGCTACGAGTTGTCGGCGATGGCGTTCGTCGTGCTGCTCGCCGCCGTGTCCGTCGTCGCCACGTTCGGCTCGGCCCGCGATGGCGACCTCGTGTTCTGCCGCCTCGTGGACGGATCGGTCGTCGTCGGTGTCACCACCGACTGTGCGGCCGCGGTCGCCGACGGGACGATCACCGGCATGTCGCAATTCCCCTCCAGGGTGTCGGTGATCGGCCCGTCGTCATTCGACGAGCCGGTCGAGGTCCGGGGCTGAGCGGGTCAGCCCCGCTCGGCCCGGACCAGCGTCTCGTAGAGCTCCTCGTAGAGTCCGCCGCCGTGGCGGAGTTCGTCGTGGGTGCCCTTCTCGACGATGCGCCCGTCGTCGAGCACGACGATCACGTCCGCATCGGTGATGGTCGAGAGCCGATGGGCGATCACGAGGGACGTCCGCCCCTGCAACGCATGGGCGAGCGCCTCCTGCACGTGTGATTCGTTCTCGGTGTCGAGATGGCTTGTCGCTTCGTCGAGCACGACCACGGCCGGGTCCTTGAGCAGCATGCGGGCGATGGCGAGCCGCTGCTTCTCGCCGCCCGACAGGCGGTACCCACGCTCGCCGACGATGGTGTCGTAGCCCTCCGGGAGCGCGTCGATCACCTCGTGGATCCGGGCGGCCGTGCACGCGGCGCGGATCTCGTCGTCCGTCGCGCCGGGGCGGGCGTAGCGGAGGTTGGCCAGCACCGTGTCGTGGAAGAGGTGCGGGTCCTGGCTGACCACGCCGATGGCGCGTCGCAACGAGTCCTGGGTGACCGAGCGGACGTCACGACCGTCGACGAGGATCGCGCCCTCGGTGACGTCGTAGAGGCGGGGGACGAGCGAGGTGAGGGTGGTCTTGCCCGCACCGGACGGTCCGACGATGGCGACCATCTGGCCGGGCTCGATGGTGAGGTCGATGTTGCGCAGCACGTCGTCGACCGAGGCGGTGGACTCGTTGCCGCCGAGCGACTCCGGCGTGCCCTCTGCCGGATCGGGGTAGCGGAACGTGACGCCGTCGAAGCGGACCGCGCCGCGGGGGTTCTCCAGCGGTTCGGCATCGGGCGCGTCGGTGACCGCGTTCGGTGCGTCGAGCACCTCGAACACGCGCTCGAAGGAGACGAACGCCGTCATGATGTCGACCCGCGCGTTCGAGAGGCTCGTGAGCGGCATGTAGATCCGCACGGTGTAGAGGCCGAGGGCGACGAGGGTGCCCGCCGTGATGTCCCGGTCGATCACCAGGTGGCCGCCCAGCCAGTAGACGATCGCGGTGCCGATCGCGCCGACGAGGGTGAGCGCGACCACGAACACGCGGCTGTACATGGCGCTGCGCACGCCGATGTCGCGGACCCGCCCGGCCCGCTCGGCGAAGTCGTCCGCCTCGGCGTCGTGGCGACCGAAGAGCTTCACGAGGAGGGCGCCGGCGACGTTGAACCGTTCGGTCATCGTGTTGTTCATCGAGGCATTGACGTTCATGCCTTCGCGGGTGATCTCCTGGAGGTTCGAGCCGACCCGGCGCGCCGGGAGGACGAACACCGGCAGGATCACGATGGCGATGAGGGTGAGCCGCCACTCGAGGATCAGCATCGCGATGAGCGTGCCGCCGAGTGTGATGACGTTGCCGACGACCGTGCCCAGCGTGCCGGTGAAGGCCCGTTGCGCCCCGATCACGTCGTTGTTGAGCCGGCTGATCAGCGTTCCCGTCTGGGTGCGGGTGAAGAACGCGAGCGGCATCCGTTGCACATGGTCGAAGAGACGCACCCGGAGATCGAAGATCAGCCCTTCACCGATGCGCGACGAGAGCCAGCGCTCGACGAGGGACAGCGCCGCCTCGCCGACCGCGGCGATCACCATGATGATGAACAAGGTGTTGAGGTAGGACCCGTTGTCGTCGACGATCGCGACGTCGAAGACCTTGCGGATCAGCAGGGGCGGGAGCAGGCCCAGGAACGTGGCCACGACGATCGTGCCGACGAAGAGCACGATGTGGCGGCGATAGGGCTGCGCGAAGCCGTAGACCCGGCGCCGGGTCTCCCGGTTGATCGAGGCGTCGGCGACACCCGAGCGGTCGGCGGACATCGAGTGCATGATCTGAAACGGGCTCGGTCCGGTCATCGGGCGAGCCTACGAGCCGGGTCGGACACCGCGTTTCGTCTCGACGGGCGACGGTGGTCACTGATAGTGGTATCGGGATGCGTGGACGGTGGTTTCTCGGGGTGTTCCTTGTCGCGGCGATGCTCGCGGCCCTACCGGTCGTGGAGAACGACGATGCGGCGGCCGGAGCCCCGGATCCCTGGCTTCAGGCACCGAACTTCGACGTACGGGGCGGTCTCGAGCAGATCTTCATCACCG is a genomic window containing:
- a CDS encoding PASTA domain-containing protein — translated: MIDPTEQLRRLAEARAEQVDPFTVDELERPDPERQGAVVLPFIARRWPAAVAAGLLAIVALGAGLFATFGGSSPPADDVFAAGPDVDLDTPSTVLDEVVLPDVVDLPADEAAAELSELGLDPTFDVLFVAPGDDRLGRVVAMSLPEGMTVPAGETIELQVARLAPTSLSADACQRPAHLLGTFDDDRLLDAVHPRFLGDTITEVEVCTAAGSRPVVYDLGFRRLAGVHDLDGNGTDEIVGPLDDAETIWQVLAMDGGEVVRIDTVLPFGPQAGGPVHDWWGCQAFADSGLERLAIGTWEDQGDTISWELTEFNIVGAALVAGATERSSGPASDGLPGRDRCEPRPADVAPACPIVELNVAVVGDLDGDGRDDIVSPRDDLVCWGDGLVRAIGPAAATAEIWFLDDIEDDGRLELFLGSTTYESTSARPYAVNENRGFVPAADADCCTQNLPRQILPEDTEFVGRWFSCVAASALGPAELIGGTFRHPGDGSVEWTIDVGSRADPELVHRSQVGDPRSIDAWRPGNGCRGSSPVWRAPAAIEFADDGSVRPDTVAAFNAWTAGDDLDRRFVRLREALRVSESIRQGETYREDLTAGTIEITDLRDDSVGTVRYTFAFDEAGRDLLSVDQQWACQPGRGHEDYGTEPCV
- a CDS encoding ABC transporter ATP-binding protein — protein: MTGPSPFQIMHSMSADRSGVADASINRETRRRVYGFAQPYRRHIVLFVGTIVVATFLGLLPPLLIRKVFDVAIVDDNGSYLNTLFIIMVIAAVGEAALSLVERWLSSRIGEGLIFDLRVRLFDHVQRMPLAFFTRTQTGTLISRLNNDVIGAQRAFTGTLGTVVGNVITLGGTLIAMLILEWRLTLIAIVILPVFVLPARRVGSNLQEITREGMNVNASMNNTMTERFNVAGALLVKLFGRHDAEADDFAERAGRVRDIGVRSAMYSRVFVVALTLVGAIGTAIVYWLGGHLVIDRDITAGTLVALGLYTVRIYMPLTSLSNARVDIMTAFVSFERVFEVLDAPNAVTDAPDAEPLENPRGAVRFDGVTFRYPDPAEGTPESLGGNESTASVDDVLRNIDLTIEPGQMVAIVGPSGAGKTTLTSLVPRLYDVTEGAILVDGRDVRSVTQDSLRRAIGVVSQDPHLFHDTVLANLRYARPGATDDEIRAACTAARIHEVIDALPEGYDTIVGERGYRLSGGEKQRLAIARMLLKDPAVVVLDEATSHLDTENESHVQEALAHALQGRTSLVIAHRLSTITDADVIVVLDDGRIVEKGTHDELRHGGGLYEELYETLVRAERG
- a CDS encoding sigma-70 family RNA polymerase sigma factor, whose amino-acid sequence is MPRDQVHDGLAEAFAYAWEHWDEMDDVERPVGYLYRVAQSKTRRRKQGFLPWNGDNAIPDVEPELVPALASLPASQRTAVWLVTACGWSQVDAADAMGITPSTVSTHVARGLDSIRASLGANA